The sequence below is a genomic window from Alosa alosa isolate M-15738 ecotype Scorff River chromosome 5, AALO_Geno_1.1, whole genome shotgun sequence.
cagcaaatgtaatttgctgccagggtagtctagcaacccTCTGTTGGCCtgcaagctggaaaaattaaacttcgataaGGCCAAtgacattgtgtatagagtcggtaggtgggcttaacataatgatggcaTTGTTGTAACGGTTCGGCGtcaattccctgctacttgaaaacaaagataaatgttgctgagagagagagagagagagagaagagagaaagagagaaagatagatactttattgatccccaggggaaattcgaggcctcagtagcatacagacaacacacacacacacattcactaacagcagaaaaagtaattaaaagtatataatataaaaaacacaactaagcaataaggacagtaaaagataaagaatatactaaatatactaaaatacaaattatactaactaacacttaatctaaatcaattctaaaaacagtatccacatagtgggtgattaatcaatcaagaggcgcttgcaatgactgaggcagggactgagcctgtgattctctgtgcatagtaaggtatataagtataagtataagtgtatatactcgaaggtaaggtgctctgtgtgagtgagtgtcatggtgatagtgcaaatgagtaagtccaacagtgcaacagtgcaagaataaagtctatatttctatatatctatatatatataactatattaagaaaaggtataagtgtggccacagttcggctgtggcatggagggaggggttatgcatatgtgaattggcgaacagcgtgacacgagttaagcttttttttaagttggcaaaagtttgaactagccaactagctccgctggtgggaaaacgcatgggactcataagtTGTAACAccatcctattgcgtgcagagggaatttgaaagacaaccgattatgccgcccctcagactgagcactgcaaacggtgagtccccagaccctacatcttgatgtgggtctggctcatcaggctactCATTGACACCATAACGAGCTGATATGCCAGaaatacaagtgtgtgtgtttcagtgtgtataCCTATCTATGCATCTCTATCTGAAGACCTCCACTAATGTAATTGAAATGCCATTACTAGTCCAGTGACTTGCATAGCATTTACAGATGTGTTTGATGGACTAAGAAAATGAGTAAGATCTGCATGTGTACCTGCAGCACTGCATTGGCATAGTCATTGGCTTTGATGTTGTTGAGCCCCACGATGCCAGGCAGATAAGTGGTGCCATCATAGGCACGGTAGAGACGGCCCTGCTTGTCCAGTCCGCTAATATGCTGACGAGTAAATGTGGGCTTCAGCACGTACTGCAGTGTttgagaaaggggagagagagaagagagagagagagacggcaaGAGACAAAgatacagagaaagggagagaacacAGTGAGACACAGACAATGATTTATCATTGATTGAAGATTTATGAACCTGTGCATAACTAACAACACATCTTTATGATTTGCTTCAATGAGTAATCCTTTTACATGAGGTCTAAGGAATGCTTGTGTGGGGCACTAGGACTACATGAGTGGTTGACAGCTAGTCAGAGTATAAATATGCATTAATGTGTACGGCTGTGTGCTTCTGAGTGTAAGTACAGATGCAATTACATGTATAGctagtagggctgtcactttacgttcgaaaatcgattgcacaatcgattggaccaaccaacacaagtttcgaaaactaaaatagggaatcgaatttaaccaaatatgtacactattaattttaaacaaattaaacaaataaaaaatctagatgtaacaaaactcacaaacaagcagaaaaataacaaagaattccgaagtgcagtaagcattgcgaaagctaaaaaagaaaattcccaccaattttacgcatcggaaacagctgtttcaatcgactgctgtgctgctggtgttttgccaaaaaattaaggacaacgcgatcaacctgtgcgacatgagagagacgagtgataggccctaataacttgaggagttcgatatggaagcacttcggggtttgggtatatcaaactatggagaaggacaaagcggcatgcaaactgtgcagtcgTGAGTTCTACGTAGgcaaaatttgtttgacatttctaattgtaaacgcagccacgttgaagcctgcagtaatgtttttcactgatgttatgacagtccactctgcttattgtttttcgagaatgttgcactcctgtttgtcattgtgcacgaaacttcacgccaagaaatcatcagaaatattgctggcttgtgcGCCTTCAAAGCGCCCTTTACGTTAGgccctaatgcctgttagttgttcgtggattggcctatatttggcgttgaaaattaAACGTCTtttgacatgaaaaatcgattttacaatcgattcaatgaacaattatgtctaaaacaggattttttcacaaaagtgacagccctactagCCCTATAAGGCATTTATGTGAACTCACCGTGATATCCTCTAGCGAGGAGTCAATGATCTCGTAATTGTCAGGCAGACAGTAGAATTTAAGTGTGTGCAGATTAAGGAATACATGGTGAGTGaactgtacactgtgtgtgtaggcgtgagacttctgtcctctccctgtaaacacagaaaaacacacgtTATCAAGGGCTACTGCAGAGTCAGGCTCAGAAAATCAAACATTTGGCCTCCTTGGTCTAACTGCCCaagtctgtatgtctgtgtgtacatatgtaggGTAGATGAAGACTCACCCTGAAAATACttcccacaaacaagacaagcaTACACATTTATGTGGGACAACGAAATGGAGCACAgcttctcaaagtcaaagtccaAAACACTCCTAAAAAACACAGCCAGTATGAGTTATCATATCCAAATGTCCTGTATGGGAGCacactttgtgtgtctgttatttgttaatgacaataaacttcATGACGTGTCAATAAACTTCATGACGTAAAGATAGAAAATATTATGTATGCAAACTCTTTTGAGATACAGGAAGTGTGTgagcaagagtgagagaaacaaattaagatggtgtgtctgtctgtgttggccTGCCTGTTGATGGTGTCAAGGTAGGGGCAGTGGCGACTCCTCTTGTCCTCGACATCATGCCCTCGACCCACTTTTACAGGTACTGTTAAATTACATTGATAGGGAAAAAACATTCCAGTACATCAATCAAAATATTATTACATCATTATTGTTAACAACACAGTTAGATCAACAAAAAAGATCTTCCAATAAACAGTCAACAGGGATGTGAGGCACATACATGTAGGATTATTTCATCCGAAAGTTCACCTTGGATGAGCTAGCATTAAAGAATACATTACTGTGCAAATTAGGCACATCAGTTATCATAAGTTATCAGTCTTCGACAGAATCACCATAAGTTCTggttaacattaggctacacaAGTAGCCTACTCAGTAGCTAGCCAAATGACTAAAACCAGCAATGTCACTGAGACAATTAATCCCATGTTTGCAACACAAACTAATGCTGCCGGATAGCAAAAAACATCTCCGTCTTTACATCATTTGCGACTACATGTTGTTTACTTAGCAACTAGATAAGTAACGTTACCTTATTACAACAGCTACTGCAGGCTTTGCTAACAATATAAAGTAAACCATAACGTACACAACATTGGAAGTTACCTTCATCGTCGTCTTCGTCGATTTCACGTTCACGCTTTATGGTCGCCATTCTCTTTATGATCACGTATTTTCCCGCAGTAAATAGAGGTTAATTGAGAAATCTATGCACAAATGTTGAATTCATACACGAAATGTGTTTGTATGGCCGAAAGCACTCTGAATCTCCCGGTTACGACCAGGTTACGACCAATGGTTACGACATCTTTACGACAATTCAGGCCAACTGAAATCCTCCCCAGAGTGATTGAGCAGAGAGTGCAAACAGGATACTTTATCAGAGACTAAAGGATCTTTGACTTTATCTTCACAAACAGCTCTCAATAAGGATTACTCTCTTACCATTTCCATCCCTACACATCTTCCTTAATATAACTAATTTCGTTAAAGGCAGAACTATTATTTTACCTTAAAGACAAACATGTAAGAAAAtactatcatatgcattttcCATTAGATGGCAGTAATGCTTTATGCATTGAACTGAGGAAAGAGAAAAGTCACTCCGTGTATGACATATGTTGGACATCAGTTTATCGGTTAAGGGTTTTAGAAGCATAACCACAACAAGCCAATGATGCGGTGGTCCTGTTTGGATGAGCGTATTAAGAAAGATAACTTTTACTTAATGTAACTGCTTGTTCCAGGAATAATCACGATGGAGGTTTTGCAGGACGGGGAAGAGCATGCACTGAAGGATAAACGAGGGGGGCGTTTGGACATGACTCACGGCTTCTTACACCACATTAGACGAAATCAGAAAGCAAGGTAAAGTTGATCGACTCAGGTCTGTGAAAGTGACCCCATGGAAGTGTTTTTGAAGTCTCTTGTGTAAGTTGTAATTTCCCTTATGCAAGACTCGacattaaaatattaaattcCCAGTTCCTTATGGTCTCACTTGTACTTTCTCAGCTAGAGGCTTAGTAACGCATGCGCAGACGATGCTTGTATGAGTGTTGACGCAGGGGCCTTGTTGGCCGAAGACTGCTGGATATCGTCTTCAGATATAATGTGCTTCACTCTTGCGGACGAATAAATGATTAAAGTCTAAATAATCTACGCACCACCCCTTACCCATACAACCACTCAAGTCCAGGGGGGGCGCTTTGGAAATCAATGATGGATTGAAGTCTGAATGATGGGTGGGTTTCCCCCTGGGCCTTAGTAGGCCCACAAGTTAGACATGTGTtgatatgtgtgttttgtagagATGATTATGATAAAGAAGTGAAACAGGCCAAAGAGAGGCAACGGCGCAGGCATACAACCACCCCCTGTCGACCTCGACGACCCGATCTGCAAGTATATCATCCACGCCACCGGAGTAAGTCAGTGATATGAATGTGCATGTGCTACTCACAGGCCTGTGTACACACGTCTAagttatgtgcatatgtgtgtcctGTGTCTGAGCAGACGGCTTGGGGCCCAATGAGGCAGCAGATGATTGGCAGGAGAATGAGAGTGGTGACAGCAGCACTGAACAGGAGGGAAGCTCAGCCTCTCCGCTCTTCTGGCTGGACTACCAGGCCGACAGTGGACACATTACTTCCTTCATCGTCTGTAAGGTGTGTTGGTGCGCCGGCTTTAAACAGATGTTTgcagcaatatatatatatatatatatatatatatatatatatatatatatatatatataaaacattgTTCTACTGTAAAATACACATTTGAAGTAGCCATACAGAGGCTAAAGCTGAGAGATTAATAGAGTGAGGGAAGGTGAAGGGAAAACAACTTCGTGCTGATtttaattatttgtttgtttgtttttttatcaggAGGACGATCCTGAGAGTGTGGTGTCGCGGGTGGCAGAGGAGAACATTCTAGACTCGGCCATGAAAACCGTGCTGCTGGCACGCGTCCGCAAGGAAATGGACAAACGGCGTAACAAGCGCTGAGCAAGCAGCTGTACTTACAGAGGGGACAGACCATAAGAACAGCAAAAccggaggatgagagagagagagagagagagacaacacaAGTGATATTAGAGGAAGAGTTGTGGAACTGATCGTGAGGAGTGAGTGTGCGTGGACAGAGACGGCAGGTGAAGAGGTGCAGTGGACTGCACAGCGCTCAGGACTCCTCAGGGAAGAGGAGCAACGAAGGCAGAATTACAGCAGCCAGTCAGGTCGTGGAGCTGCTCTCACAGGAATATGTATGCTGAGACAGACTGACTGCTCGCATCAGAGTTCAAAGGTCATGACTTTTCAAGTGCAGTCATGGTGGTCTCCTGAAACACAAACCACCATGGACGCTTTTAACTCTCTCTCatatctttcacacacacacaccaactcctACACAAACATAATCTGGTTCACCTGTTCATCAGTATCAGCAATCTAGTGGAGGGTTATGAATTAGTATAGCTGGATCTGCCTATGGCTGCAAgagttgtgcatgtgttttctttgttttgtaaaGGTCCCTGTGGTGTCATCATTGTGTGTTTTCAGTTAGAGTGATGGCACTGCACATAGAGAAAACTGGGTGAACAGTTACAAGCATAAGAAGATTTGCAGGTGTATGGAATGAATGTGTCTATTAGAAtaaattgatgtgtgtgtgtgtgtgtgtgaaacaagaAAGGCTCACCTTGCTTGCTGCATTGTCACTCCAGTCAAACATTGATTGCCGTTTACTCTTTTCTCTGTAAATGTTATAACCTCTTTGATGAAGGTAATGTTTTTGGTTAGATTTGTTGTTTGTCTGTCAACAGGAttatacaaaaaaacaatatgaccgattttcatgaaactcTGTGGAGTGTGGGCTGAGGAAGAACCGGTTACACTTTTGGAACAGATCCAGGTCAAGCCCTAGATCCAGGAATTTTGTTCCATCCTCTTTAACATTGCAAGAAGGGTCACATTGGCCTTGGCAGAGGTCTGTGTTctgttctatgtgtgtgttgaaatatcagtgtgtgtgtgtgtgtgtatgtcattaAAGGGATGTGTTACAAAAGTCTCATGTTTTCCTTAAACATTATCATACCCctttatttagcagacacttttatcaaaAGCAACATGCACTGCTGGGAAGACATACATATCTTATTGTACTCTGTGGAACTCAAACCCATCTTGGTGACGTTGGCACATTTCTCTGGCTAGAGCAGGGGTTTGAAATTCATTCACATCCTATCCCGTTTCTGTTCTTAGAATGGCTGGTGATATTCTTTGGGTGCGAGTGCTACTGATGATCTCAAATAGGTCTACATggcaggaggagatggaggcatGCAGAGTAGAGTGGGGAAGGAGCAGGATAGAGATCTCTGAGCTAGAGGAACACTCttcacatagaaacacaatgttGGACAGCTGAGAGCTGTAGCTTGACAGTGTTTGAATTGTTCGACCAGCAGAGGGTGGCATATCTTCAGGAAAGACATCTAAACCTCtgatatgcatgtgtgagtgcagCTAAACAAATAGAggctggtgcgtgtgtgtagtaACAGGAGAGTAAGCACGGTGAAGCTTTTGACTTCAGGCTCAGCCAGTGAGGCTCCTGTCAGATTCTTGTAGCAGTACACAGTGTGCTATTCTTAGAGCCCAGgctagctatgtgtgtgtgtgtgtggggggcctTGAATGGTCTCTTTCCCATGCTCCCATGACTTTAGTGCGTTGTGATTGGCCACTTAGGAACCTAAATGTAGCATGCAGTAACagcttttccctctctctctctctctcacacacacacactcatgcatgttCACAATTCTCCCATGCACACTCAGAGGTGCATATGGGATTATGTAACAGCTCCACAGGGGTTTGTCACTCAGACACATCAGCAAGTCTAGCTCACACACCAGCATACAGAAAGGCAATAGCAGGTTAGggtcattctttctttctcactctctctcacgcttAGTCCAGATAGTTGCCGTTGCCAGCGAAGGCTAAACTGAAagatcacacatgcacatctgtTCTTCTGGATCAAATCCCTCATTTCCTGTCGCGAGCATATTGACTGCCCATAGACCCGTAGATAGGAAAAGCACACATGCGCAGAACCACTCCAAATTGTTTCATGTCAGTGCCAGAATAAACGCCTCAGAGCTCTGTATTACCTATTTGTTATTTAACCTTGATATTACCATAAGTCCTTTGAAATAAAAAATCTCAAGTGGGCTTTAATTTGATCAGCATTGCACACCACAGTACAAAGTTGGCCAAGTTCTCAAAGATATAAAAACAACTGTGTAAAGAACAAATATCAATGCACCACTTAAAATACACTGCCCGTCCTTCAACTCAGAAACAGAACGACATTAAACGGAAATGGCATATCAAAAAACGATTTGTCAGAGGCACCTACTGTACACTCTATAGTTATTTAGTGATTTATTATGGCTTTGAGTTCACACCGAAAAAAAAGGTAATGTTCTGGAAGTTGTTCCACGAAGTTCAGAATTAATCTTGGGTTCCTGGTGGAGTTGCTGACTCGTGGAAAGATTATATCAGCTGATAGAAAGTGATGTGAAGGTTGGAAGATATCAGGTGTGTTAACTTACAGctttgtaaatatttatatGCCTGTAGTGTAAACTCCATAGGCCCACTGATTACCACAATGAACTGAGAAAGCACCACGGAACAGATTTGGTAAAAGAGTGATCGTCACATGTACATACACTGAAACTCATACCTTATAGTGTatgaaaacatacacatacacatccaaaGGGGGCATCCTTCTGGATTGCATCATTCAGAAACCCTACACCTCTGCCCCGTCCATCTAACTGTACTCAGACCAACTTAGAATGTGCCACACCCTGACCTTCAGGATCACCCTCTATCTCAGGACACATGTGGGTTCCTGGAGGTCTGGACACTGACTGGGTTAGCCAAGCACACGCTCATGCACAGAGGTACATGACCTCAAGCACTTATAAGGTTTAtaagtgtatctgtgtgtgtgttggacatggTCAAAAAAAACTGTTTCTGGTGCACAACATTTTTGGTGCATAAAAAGTCCTCTATGGctaaggggagaggggagaaagtttcaattgcacatgaaaacctttttttttttgttttgcccaTGTCCCTTTGCAGCCTCTGTAAGATACAGAAATGGACTTTGCATGCAGAAAAAGGCTGGAGCCATGATTctttgacactgtgtgtgtgtgtgtgtgtgttttttttttgtgtgtgtgtttttgtgtgtgtgtgtggggtgtgtgtgtgtgtgtgtgtgtgtgtgtgtgtgtgtgtgtgtgtgtgtgtgtgtcgtccgtGCATGCGCGTGTATTTATTTAGACTCATGGAGACATGTTGATATACAGTAGATCATGTGTCAGAGTGGCCGTGGTGTTGAGTTCAGATTTCACCTGTCGTCAAATTGACCATTGCCTTTGACACACCGTCCATTTTGCACTCAAATGCATTCAATACTACTTGTTGAAAGTTTGAAGTAGTAATCTTTTACTTAGCTTGAACTACTAGACTGTTATGCTGTGCCCTACAGCAACTGTTTAGTTTAATTATAATGCCAGTTGCAGCAGTC
It includes:
- the c5h2orf68 gene encoding UPF0561 protein C2orf68 homolog, which produces MEVLQDGEEHALKDKRGGRLDMTHGFLHHIRRNQKARDDYDKEVKQAKERQRRRHTTTPCRPRRPDLQVYHPRHRNGLGPNEAADDWQENESGDSSTEQEGSSASPLFWLDYQADSGHITSFIVCKEDDPESVVSRVAEENILDSAMKTVLLARVRKEMDKRRNKR